In Candidatus Baltobacteraceae bacterium, a single genomic region encodes these proteins:
- a CDS encoding glycosyltransferase family 2 protein produces the protein MNETNHQRFEAAVRRARSARERVEELRADLERLKASRFYRLHTALARPANGAIALERFHPPALERLRELWLRRTAERPLSFEPIASIIIPASNRVEFTVRCLASIASSWFETLELEIIVVDDGSRGEITLLADALPGLIVARNEHEEGPIGACNRGASIARGKYLCFLKDDTSVHDGWLDELVTTAESDGSIAIVGSKLIHPNGRLQEAGSIIYRDGSGASYGRGDDPNDPRYNYVRDVDYCSGASLLVRADVFRSLGGFDTRYAPAYYEDADLCFGARAAGFRVVYQPRSQVVHDEDVAGGAAVIRDVKRYQAANQAKFAERWRESLVSHHQSGRSAEAARRIRRGQVVLVVDSYVPVQGREVGAERLFTLLKIMRDQGFHVIFLVDNFTAIVPYASKLEALGIEVLRHVEGGPLKEAAIDEILPILDYAWITRAELFEAYYPILGRNQAMKFIYDATDSHFARECDEVASGLAAARRADVVITATLPERDALCGLGIANVHLVPTAHEALDVERVAESVRNVFR, from the coding sequence ATGAATGAAACGAATCATCAGCGATTCGAAGCCGCGGTACGGCGCGCGCGATCGGCACGCGAGCGAGTCGAGGAACTGCGGGCCGATCTCGAACGGCTGAAGGCCAGCCGCTTCTATCGCTTGCACACGGCGCTCGCGCGGCCCGCCAACGGTGCGATTGCGCTGGAGCGTTTCCACCCCCCCGCGCTCGAGCGATTGCGCGAGCTATGGCTGCGCCGAACGGCCGAGCGCCCACTTTCGTTCGAACCGATTGCGTCGATCATTATACCGGCATCCAATCGCGTCGAGTTTACCGTGCGCTGCCTCGCTTCGATCGCGAGCTCATGGTTCGAGACACTCGAATTGGAGATCATCGTCGTCGACGACGGATCCAGAGGCGAAATCACGCTGCTCGCGGACGCGTTACCCGGCCTCATCGTCGCTCGCAACGAGCACGAAGAGGGTCCCATCGGCGCATGCAACCGCGGCGCATCGATCGCAAGGGGAAAGTACCTATGCTTTCTCAAGGACGACACATCGGTACACGACGGATGGCTCGACGAGCTCGTTACGACGGCCGAAAGCGACGGCTCGATCGCGATCGTCGGATCCAAGCTGATCCATCCCAACGGCAGGCTGCAAGAAGCCGGCAGCATCATCTATCGCGACGGATCGGGCGCGAGCTACGGTCGCGGCGACGATCCGAACGATCCCCGCTACAACTACGTGCGTGACGTCGACTATTGCTCGGGTGCTTCACTACTGGTTCGTGCCGACGTGTTTCGGTCGCTGGGCGGCTTCGATACACGATACGCGCCGGCATACTACGAAGATGCCGATCTCTGCTTTGGCGCCCGCGCGGCTGGGTTTCGCGTCGTGTATCAACCGCGCTCGCAGGTCGTTCATGACGAGGACGTGGCCGGCGGCGCCGCCGTGATCCGCGACGTGAAACGGTACCAGGCGGCCAATCAGGCGAAATTCGCCGAACGCTGGCGTGAGTCGCTCGTCAGCCATCACCAATCCGGGAGATCGGCCGAAGCGGCGCGCCGGATTCGCCGCGGACAGGTCGTGCTCGTCGTCGATTCGTACGTGCCTGTGCAGGGTCGAGAGGTGGGAGCCGAGCGCCTCTTCACGCTTCTCAAAATCATGCGCGATCAGGGCTTCCACGTGATCTTCTTAGTTGACAATTTCACCGCGATCGTCCCATACGCGTCCAAGCTGGAAGCGCTCGGCATCGAGGTGCTCCGTCATGTCGAGGGTGGCCCCCTAAAGGAAGCGGCCATCGACGAAATCTTGCCGATCCTCGACTACGCGTGGATCACCCGAGCGGAGCTTTTCGAAGCGTATTACCCGATTCTCGGGCGTAACCAGGCCATGAAATTCATTTATGATGCGACCGATTCGCACTTCGCGCGCGAATGCGATGAGGTGGCGTCCGGCCTTGCTGCGGCACGGCGCGCCGATGTTGTGATTACCGCAACGCTTC
- a CDS encoding NYN domain-containing protein, protein MSTSVRLFIDFWNFQIQWRDRTNDAHLDWAKLPAALSSAAQAAAPQLGALRIDDTRIYASVNPHKDAKLRGWLDTFLDRQPGFRVFVHERRSRRKPVHCGACNTDLPDCPNCHTPYERAVEKGVDSAILTDMFSLAWEDAYEVAILVSGDADLIPAVEKIQDRGLKVVNATWQSYGNNLAKACWASFFVDPLVQQLTRP, encoded by the coding sequence TTGTCTACATCAGTCCGTCTTTTTATCGACTTTTGGAACTTCCAAATCCAATGGCGTGATCGCACAAACGACGCGCACCTGGATTGGGCAAAATTACCCGCGGCGCTGTCCAGCGCAGCGCAAGCGGCGGCGCCACAATTGGGTGCGCTTCGCATCGACGACACCCGTATCTACGCTTCGGTGAATCCCCACAAAGACGCAAAGCTGCGCGGATGGCTTGACACGTTCCTGGACAGGCAACCCGGGTTTCGAGTGTTCGTCCACGAACGACGCTCTCGCAGAAAACCCGTGCATTGCGGGGCCTGCAACACCGATTTACCGGACTGCCCAAATTGCCATACGCCCTACGAGCGCGCTGTTGAGAAGGGCGTCGATTCCGCAATTCTCACGGATATGTTTTCCCTCGCATGGGAAGACGCGTACGAAGTGGCTATACTCGTCAGCGGCGACGCTGATCTAATTCCGGCGGTCGAAAAAATCCAGGACCGTGGCCTGAAAGTCGTCAATGCGACTTGGCAGAGTTACGGAAACAATCTTGCCAAGGCATGTTGGGCATCATTTTTCGTTGATCCACTCGTCCAGCAACTGACGCGCCCCTAG
- the dnaN gene encoding DNA polymerase III subunit beta, producing the protein MKFTCNTKDISGAVGAASKVVNAHTTVPILSNVLLQAEDGKIAVRATDLELTLEHAFRAEVGEGGSVTIPAKLFSSYLANLPAGLLELTGTPTRASVKCERSNYDFHALPADEYPPLPAATKGSHFTIGSKRFREGIEATIFAASSEEARGAVLMGTLLELDGNSLTMVATDGYRLARYQTTLDDGITGSEKYIVPSRALAEAARNLGGADQIAVSALGAQNNQLQMTAGDTSITVRLVDGQYPNYQQVIPAKFDRSVTVNTQALIGSLRRAELVAGDRASMVKLAVSNQTLIVTASSDVSGNAYEELEVEQTGEDLSIAFNARYLVEILNHVKSAQTVIEFLGPLSPAAIRPVEPPEGAQQLYVLMPLRQ; encoded by the coding sequence ATGAAGTTCACCTGTAACACCAAAGATATCTCGGGCGCGGTCGGGGCCGCCAGCAAAGTGGTCAACGCGCACACGACCGTACCGATCCTCTCCAACGTGCTCTTGCAGGCCGAGGACGGAAAGATCGCGGTTCGGGCGACGGACCTCGAATTGACCCTCGAGCACGCCTTCCGAGCCGAAGTCGGAGAGGGCGGATCGGTGACGATCCCGGCCAAGCTCTTCTCTAGCTATCTCGCCAACCTGCCGGCGGGGCTGTTGGAACTCACCGGCACGCCGACGCGCGCCTCGGTCAAGTGCGAACGCAGCAACTACGACTTTCACGCGCTCCCGGCCGACGAGTATCCGCCGTTGCCGGCTGCGACCAAAGGCTCGCATTTCACGATCGGCTCGAAGCGTTTCCGCGAAGGGATCGAGGCGACGATCTTCGCAGCCTCCAGCGAAGAGGCGCGCGGCGCGGTCTTGATGGGAACGCTGCTCGAACTCGACGGCAATTCGCTGACGATGGTCGCGACCGACGGCTACCGCCTGGCACGCTACCAAACGACGCTCGACGACGGCATCACCGGATCCGAGAAGTACATCGTGCCCTCGCGCGCGCTGGCGGAAGCGGCGCGCAACCTCGGCGGTGCGGATCAGATCGCGGTCAGTGCCCTCGGTGCGCAAAACAACCAGCTCCAGATGACCGCGGGCGACACCTCGATCACCGTCCGTCTGGTCGACGGACAATATCCGAACTACCAGCAGGTGATTCCGGCCAAGTTCGATCGCAGCGTGACCGTCAACACACAAGCGCTGATCGGCAGCCTCCGCCGCGCGGAATTGGTCGCCGGCGATCGCGCCAGCATGGTTAAACTCGCGGTCTCCAATCAGACGCTGATCGTTACCGCCAGCAGCGACGTCTCGGGCAACGCCTACGAAGAGCTGGAAGTCGAGCAGACCGGTGAGGATCTCTCGATCGCTTTCAACGCGCGCTACTTGGTCGAGATTCTCAACCACGTCAAGAGCGCGCAGACGGTCATCGAATTTCTCGGCCCGCTCTCTCCCGCCGCGATCCGCCCGGTCGAACCACCGGAAGGCGCCCAGCAATTGTACGTGCTCATGCCGCTACGGCAATAG
- a CDS encoding IS1 family transposase: MAEVGDACDRYHDETMQNLSCVRVQLDEIWSFCHAKERNLPREYRGDDRYGDLWTWTVIDADTKLIVSWHLGKRTLADAHYFVRDLSRRITSHVQISTDGFNRYKEPIQRYFRIRGDHGTEVKVFGFDDDNPERKYSPLIVKEVVRTRVFGAPDPEHISTAFVERNNLTMRMSMRRFTRLTNAFSKKAQNLQRALALHFMYYNFCRIHHTLKTTPAIAHGVTDRLWRLDDLANLPDFIAGLAA, from the coding sequence TTGGCCGAGGTTGGCGACGCGTGCGACCGCTATCACGATGAAACGATGCAGAACCTCTCATGCGTGCGCGTCCAGCTCGACGAGATTTGGTCGTTCTGCCATGCGAAAGAGCGGAACTTGCCGCGTGAGTATCGCGGTGATGATCGTTATGGCGACCTCTGGACTTGGACCGTGATTGATGCTGATACGAAGCTCATCGTTTCGTGGCATCTTGGAAAGCGCACGTTAGCCGACGCTCATTACTTCGTGCGCGATCTCTCGCGTCGAATCACGTCGCATGTTCAAATTTCGACGGACGGCTTCAATCGCTACAAAGAGCCAATTCAGCGTTATTTTCGTATACGCGGCGACCATGGCACGGAAGTGAAAGTATTTGGCTTCGACGACGACAACCCCGAGCGGAAATACAGTCCGCTCATCGTCAAGGAAGTTGTCCGCACGCGCGTATTTGGCGCTCCCGATCCCGAGCATATTTCAACGGCGTTTGTCGAGCGCAATAATCTTACGATGCGTATGTCGATGCGTCGTTTCACACGGCTAACTAATGCGTTCTCGAAGAAAGCGCAGAATCTACAACGAGCGCTCGCGTTGCATTTCATGTACTACAATTTCTGCCGTATTCATCACACCCTGAAAACGACACCCGCGATCGCGCACGGCGTGACCGATCGCCTTTGGAGGCTTGATGACCTGGCGAACTTACCGGACTTCATCGCGGGACTAGCAGCCTAA
- a CDS encoding acyl carrier protein: MMDPALRTLIARAVNAPESEIDDDSTWQTIGTWDSFAEVAIAANLDRQYGIELSAADAERLTSVREIRAVLAERGVIV, translated from the coding sequence ATGATGGACCCGGCCCTTCGGACCCTGATCGCTCGCGCCGTGAATGCTCCCGAGAGCGAAATCGATGACGATTCGACGTGGCAAACGATCGGAACATGGGACTCGTTCGCGGAGGTGGCGATCGCCGCCAATCTCGACCGCCAGTACGGCATCGAGCTTTCGGCGGCCGACGCCGAGCGACTGACCTCGGTGCGCGAGATTCGCGCGGTTCTCGCCGAACGTGGAGTCATCGTGTGA
- the dnaA gene encoding chromosomal replication initiator protein DnaA gives MALAVGSSDISNQLWLSALEALERKFSKPIFEMWIKPIRLVSLAGDELTLSVQSNFARDWVEHRLKSQIAEVLSEVFAASLDLQFTVAEPEAASAGGNGAASLPAAAVRPPEDLRSSNLNARYTFEEFVIGNSNRFAHAAAQAVACAPARAYNPLFLYGGVGLGKTHLMHAIGHRVLIDNPSANVVYVTCEKFTNEFIIALQNNRTPEFRNRYRQVDVLLIDDIQFLAGKETTQEEFFHTFNALHESGRQLIISSDRPPKEIQTLESRLRSRFEWGLLTDIQAPDIETREAILRKKAQSEKIPVPDEVTSFIAKVIPSNIRELEGALIRVVAYASLTKSPITLDLAAEVLKSAVAQAPLQRITIGKIKETVASAHGLTVKEMDNGRRDQRLAGPRQIAMYIATELTNYSLPQIARDFGKKDHTTVMYARDKIKDQMQRDEAYRNKIRQLIAMCQSP, from the coding sequence ATGGCGCTTGCGGTTGGCAGTTCCGACATCTCGAACCAACTCTGGCTCTCGGCACTGGAGGCGCTCGAGCGGAAATTCTCCAAGCCGATCTTCGAGATGTGGATCAAGCCGATCCGGCTGGTCTCCCTGGCCGGCGACGAGCTGACCCTTTCCGTGCAAAGCAATTTCGCCCGCGACTGGGTCGAACACCGGCTCAAGTCCCAGATCGCGGAAGTGCTCTCCGAGGTCTTCGCGGCCAGCCTCGATCTGCAGTTCACGGTCGCCGAGCCGGAGGCGGCATCGGCCGGCGGAAACGGCGCCGCGTCGCTCCCCGCCGCGGCGGTACGGCCGCCCGAAGACCTGCGCAGCTCTAACCTGAACGCACGGTACACGTTCGAAGAGTTCGTCATCGGCAATTCCAACCGGTTTGCCCATGCCGCGGCCCAAGCCGTGGCCTGCGCGCCCGCCCGCGCGTATAACCCGCTTTTTTTGTATGGCGGGGTCGGGTTGGGCAAGACGCACTTGATGCACGCGATCGGCCACCGGGTCCTGATCGACAATCCGAGCGCCAACGTCGTCTACGTCACCTGCGAGAAGTTCACCAACGAATTCATCATCGCGCTGCAAAACAACCGCACGCCCGAGTTCCGCAACCGCTATCGCCAAGTCGACGTGCTCCTGATCGACGACATTCAATTTCTGGCCGGCAAAGAAACGACGCAAGAAGAATTCTTCCACACCTTCAACGCATTGCACGAATCGGGACGGCAGCTGATCATCAGCTCCGACCGGCCGCCGAAAGAAATCCAAACGCTCGAGTCGCGCCTGCGTTCCCGATTCGAGTGGGGTTTGCTCACCGACATCCAAGCACCCGACATCGAAACGCGCGAAGCGATTCTGCGCAAGAAGGCCCAGAGCGAGAAGATCCCGGTGCCCGACGAGGTGACCTCGTTTATCGCCAAAGTCATCCCCTCGAACATTCGCGAACTCGAGGGCGCGCTGATACGCGTGGTGGCCTACGCCTCGCTGACCAAATCGCCGATCACGCTTGACCTCGCGGCCGAAGTGCTCAAAAGCGCGGTCGCGCAGGCGCCGCTGCAGCGCATCACGATCGGGAAGATCAAAGAAACCGTCGCGAGCGCGCACGGCCTCACGGTCAAAGAAATGGACAACGGCCGTCGCGATCAACGCCTTGCCGGTCCACGGCAGATCGCGATGTACATTGCGACCGAATTGACCAATTACTCGTTGCCGCAGATCGCGCGCGACTTCGGCAAGAAGGATCACACGACCGTGATGTACGCGCGCGACAAGATAAAAGACCAGATGCAGCGCGACGAAGCGTACCGGAACAAAATACGGCAGCTCATCGCCATGTGCCAGTCACCGTGA
- the recF gene encoding DNA replication/repair protein RecF, whose translation MILQRLALSNFRNYAQLDLDPAPGLNVFIGANAQGKSNLLEAIAMLGTGKSFRTSRDTDLVRDEVELAVVGGDASVRAGIVHLGCAIAKSGNRTRKTYTINGQGVRYARFLGSIRVVTFVPADLQLVAGAPALRRALINIALAQDDRRYYHELARYGKALQQKNAMLRGTVVFDDELLAVYNNTLIDAGTNLMLARNHFVQELAREAERIHAEWTHGAEHLQVSYAPSIRFEAPTAEAVAGAFEARLREVAESERARKASVAGPHRDDLALVLDGHPLASHGSQGQGRTAVLALKVGEYTVMRDRSGEAPLLLLDDVLSELDAERAAAFLAGVGALRQAQDDRVQTFVTATHLPEGLPDAARTYRIERAQVAAC comes from the coding sequence GTGATTCTCCAGCGTCTCGCCCTTTCGAATTTTCGGAACTACGCGCAGCTCGATCTCGATCCGGCGCCGGGATTGAACGTGTTCATCGGCGCGAACGCGCAGGGCAAGAGCAATCTGCTCGAAGCGATCGCGATGCTCGGCACCGGCAAGTCCTTTCGCACCAGTCGCGACACCGATCTCGTGCGCGACGAGGTCGAGCTGGCGGTCGTCGGCGGCGACGCGAGCGTGCGCGCCGGCATCGTCCACCTCGGCTGCGCGATCGCGAAAAGCGGCAACCGCACGCGCAAAACCTACACGATCAACGGCCAAGGCGTCCGCTACGCGCGTTTTCTGGGAAGTATCCGAGTCGTGACCTTCGTTCCGGCCGATCTGCAGCTCGTCGCCGGTGCGCCGGCGTTACGCCGAGCGTTGATCAACATCGCCCTCGCGCAAGACGATCGCCGCTATTACCACGAGCTCGCCCGCTACGGCAAGGCGTTGCAGCAAAAGAACGCGATGCTGCGCGGCACCGTCGTCTTCGACGACGAGCTGCTCGCGGTGTACAACAACACGCTGATCGACGCCGGCACCAACCTCATGCTCGCGCGCAACCATTTCGTGCAGGAGCTGGCGCGCGAGGCCGAACGCATCCATGCCGAGTGGACGCACGGCGCGGAGCACCTCCAGGTGAGTTACGCCCCGAGCATCCGCTTCGAAGCGCCGACCGCCGAGGCGGTCGCGGGCGCGTTCGAAGCCCGGCTGCGGGAGGTGGCCGAGAGCGAGCGCGCGCGCAAGGCTTCGGTGGCGGGTCCGCATCGCGACGATCTCGCGCTGGTGCTCGACGGCCATCCGCTGGCATCGCACGGCTCCCAGGGTCAGGGCCGGACGGCGGTGCTCGCCCTGAAGGTCGGCGAATATACCGTCATGCGCGATCGATCCGGCGAAGCGCCGCTGCTCTTGCTCGACGACGTCCTCTCCGAGCTCGATGCCGAACGTGCGGCCGCGTTTCTCGCCGGCGTCGGCGCCCTTCGACAAGCTCAGGATGACAGGGTGCAAACCTTTGTGACCGCGACGCATCTGCCCGAGGGCTTGCCGGACGCCGCCCGTACCTATCGCATCGAACGCGCGCAGGTTGCGGCGTGCTGA
- a CDS encoding 2OG-Fe(II) oxygenase, giving the protein MIDPAVLATARALHERFERAAPFRHVVIDGFFIPSFARRLLEQFPPPRVENEQPGIGRKVFRPDLPALGEAYAAADAFFRSSAFLDWTGLVTGIDGLLYDPTNYGGGTHENFYGRDLKPHVDFNYHPVTKLHRRVNLIVYLNESWRREWGGAISLYADPREDAGPAAEYDPAFNRCIIFETSERSWHGFDRIDLPPQERHRTRKSLSIYLYTLERPEAEIATEHTTFFVPRALADRYAAGYRLTADDERELRESMQARDNLIQLYQSELAKRESDTALAARLRIRCAQLESAQGVPVMGYVRASDAGGKYSDGWAGGELRFRVYAEREVRALTLRLRIPDGVQGTRIRIEVDGREWAAPLVSPGYAEVTGSGTIEAGASVHVRITSSETANPKRLGLGPDERDLGFFLECAIFEHRQG; this is encoded by the coding sequence ATGATCGACCCCGCCGTGCTGGCGACTGCGCGAGCGTTGCACGAGCGCTTCGAGAGGGCGGCTCCGTTCCGGCATGTCGTGATCGACGGGTTCTTCATACCCTCGTTTGCGCGGCGGTTGCTCGAGCAGTTCCCGCCCCCGCGCGTCGAAAACGAGCAACCGGGCATCGGACGAAAAGTTTTTCGCCCCGACCTCCCGGCGCTTGGGGAAGCCTACGCGGCGGCAGACGCGTTCTTCCGTTCTTCCGCGTTTCTAGATTGGACCGGGCTGGTGACCGGGATCGACGGCTTGCTGTATGATCCAACCAATTACGGCGGTGGGACACACGAAAATTTTTACGGCCGCGACTTAAAGCCGCACGTCGACTTCAATTATCATCCCGTAACCAAACTGCATCGACGCGTCAACCTAATCGTGTACCTCAACGAAAGCTGGCGTCGCGAGTGGGGCGGCGCGATCTCCCTCTACGCCGACCCGCGCGAAGATGCGGGGCCGGCCGCTGAATACGACCCAGCGTTCAATCGGTGCATCATCTTCGAGACCAGCGAACGTTCGTGGCACGGGTTCGACCGCATCGATCTTCCACCGCAGGAGCGACACCGCACGCGCAAATCGCTCTCGATCTACCTCTACACGCTCGAGCGCCCTGAGGCGGAAATCGCGACCGAGCACACGACCTTCTTCGTCCCCCGCGCGCTCGCCGATCGCTACGCTGCGGGCTATCGTCTGACCGCGGACGACGAGCGCGAGCTGCGCGAGTCGATGCAGGCCCGCGACAATTTGATCCAGCTCTATCAATCCGAACTCGCGAAACGGGAGAGCGACACGGCGCTCGCAGCGCGACTGCGTATCAGGTGCGCCCAGCTCGAATCGGCTCAGGGCGTGCCGGTTATGGGTTATGTGCGGGCGAGCGATGCCGGCGGGAAATATTCGGACGGTTGGGCGGGCGGCGAACTGCGCTTCAGGGTATATGCCGAACGCGAGGTGCGCGCTCTGACGCTGCGCTTGCGCATCCCCGACGGCGTGCAAGGGACACGGATTCGAATCGAAGTCGACGGCCGGGAATGGGCCGCCCCCTTGGTGTCACCCGGATACGCCGAAGTTACGGGATCGGGAACGATCGAGGCCGGGGCGAGCGTGCACGTGCGCATCACGTCGAGCGAAACCGCAAATCCGAAGCGACTGGGGCTGGGACCCGATGAGCGCGATCTCGGTTTCTTTCTCGAGTGCGCGATCTTCGAGCACCGACAAGGATGA
- a CDS encoding tail fiber protein has translation MEVYIGMIFLFAGDFAPRGFQLCNGQLLSIQSYSALFSILGTHFGGDGVRTFGLPNLQGQFPIGTGTSATGTYIIGETGGAADVTLLINNMPQHTHTLNGDQAAGGKVFPGPNHVLGGNSAAPIYSANAPNTTLSPKSIGPAGSNLPFSILPPYQAFSYIIAITGLYPSRN, from the coding sequence GTGGAAGTCTATATCGGAATGATCTTTCTTTTCGCCGGTGATTTTGCACCGAGAGGTTTTCAGCTCTGCAATGGGCAGCTGTTGTCGATTCAAAGTTATTCGGCACTCTTTTCGATTCTCGGAACCCACTTCGGCGGCGACGGAGTCAGAACGTTCGGATTGCCTAATTTGCAAGGGCAATTTCCAATCGGAACCGGGACCAGCGCAACGGGAACGTACATCATCGGCGAGACCGGCGGCGCCGCCGACGTGACGCTTCTGATCAACAACATGCCGCAGCATACGCACACGCTCAACGGCGACCAAGCCGCGGGCGGCAAAGTCTTCCCTGGACCGAATCACGTCTTGGGCGGCAACAGCGCTGCGCCGATTTATTCGGCGAACGCGCCGAACACGACGCTCAGCCCGAAATCCATCGGCCCAGCCGGGTCCAACCTACCCTTCTCGATTCTGCCGCCGTATCAGGCGTTTAGCTACATCATCGCAATCACGGGACTCTATCCGTCACGGAACTAG
- a CDS encoding aspartyl/asparaginyl beta-hydroxylase domain-containing protein — protein MIIGRTGRARLPITFDARALLRDALALPPDAWEPHFNRALYRNDWSGVALRSNGGVGLYPNPHSSQAFTDTPWLARCPAVREALARFACPTSAVRFLRVGADSEIFEHRDYDLTAEGGEARVHVCVQTSNDVTFLLDSTPVVMLPGSCWYLDVSRPHRVINAGATARVHLVVDCMIDGWLRELIAAGDPGDG, from the coding sequence ATGATCATTGGGAGGACGGGACGGGCACGTCTACCCATCACGTTCGACGCGCGCGCATTGCTACGCGACGCGCTTGCGCTGCCGCCTGACGCGTGGGAGCCGCACTTCAACCGCGCCCTGTACCGCAACGACTGGAGCGGTGTCGCCTTGCGCAGTAATGGCGGTGTGGGCCTGTATCCGAATCCGCATTCGTCGCAAGCATTCACCGATACGCCGTGGCTTGCTCGCTGTCCGGCCGTGCGCGAAGCGCTCGCGCGGTTCGCGTGCCCGACGAGCGCGGTGCGGTTCTTGCGCGTCGGCGCGGATTCGGAAATCTTCGAGCATCGTGATTACGACCTGACCGCCGAGGGCGGCGAAGCGCGCGTGCACGTTTGCGTACAGACCAGCAACGACGTAACCTTTCTGCTCGATAGCACGCCGGTCGTGATGCTCCCGGGCTCGTGCTGGTATCTCGACGTGAGCCGCCCGCATCGCGTGATCAATGCCGGCGCGACGGCGCGCGTGCACCTCGTCGTCGACTGCATGATCGACGGCTGGTTGCGCGAGCTGATCGCCGCGGGTGATCCAGGCGATGGATGA
- a CDS encoding DUF721 domain-containing protein produces MLKLSQALGAWSPGDESGPSDPVVLLGAAWSEIVGVENARNSHPAQLAGDTLTIVTASSVWSAQLSYLSEQIVTALRARLPSAAIEKVRFRVGKLPAAGSHSRRARVIHQGGSQPAQREPAADAAEALARFRGSVTAAERAKRARAWKECSGCTALIAPGSGPLCTSCGIAREAERERHISRLLFEAPWLGFAGTAKLIEDLRQDEYESIRRRLLSRWWDRLCRVRRSGTLSRDGAERLVASSYVLLKTELAPERLTPAIVRNTLGDELHDLIYETN; encoded by the coding sequence GTGCTGAAACTCTCGCAGGCGCTCGGCGCGTGGAGTCCCGGCGACGAGAGCGGTCCCTCCGATCCGGTCGTATTGCTCGGCGCGGCGTGGAGCGAGATCGTCGGCGTAGAGAACGCGCGCAATTCGCATCCGGCGCAACTCGCCGGCGACACGCTCACGATCGTTACCGCCTCGAGCGTGTGGAGTGCGCAGCTCAGCTACCTCTCGGAGCAGATCGTCACCGCGCTGCGCGCGCGCTTGCCGAGCGCCGCGATCGAAAAAGTGCGTTTTCGCGTCGGAAAGCTGCCCGCGGCCGGCAGCCATTCACGCCGCGCGCGGGTTATACATCAGGGAGGGTCGCAGCCCGCACAACGCGAGCCCGCGGCCGACGCGGCCGAAGCGCTCGCGCGTTTTCGCGGCAGCGTCACCGCGGCCGAGCGGGCGAAACGCGCTCGCGCGTGGAAAGAATGTAGCGGTTGCACTGCCTTGATCGCGCCCGGTTCCGGGCCGCTCTGCACCTCGTGCGGGATCGCCCGCGAGGCCGAGCGGGAGCGCCACATCTCGCGGCTACTCTTTGAAGCGCCGTGGCTGGGGTTCGCCGGAACGGCAAAGCTGATCGAGGACCTGCGTCAGGACGAATACGAGTCGATCCGCCGCCGCCTGCTCTCTCGCTGGTGGGACCGGCTCTGCCGTGTTCGTCGAAGCGGAACGCTCTCGCGCGACGGCGCCGAGCGGCTGGTTGCGAGTTCGTACGTCTTGCTCAAGACCGAACTCGCACCGGAGCGACTCACCCCGGCTATTGTGCGCAACACGCTCGGCGACGAGCTTCACGACCTGATCTATGAAACGAATTAA